The Gossypium hirsutum isolate 1008001.06 chromosome D07, Gossypium_hirsutum_v2.1, whole genome shotgun sequence genome includes the window GCTTCCAAAATCATAAGTACAACTGAGCATCACTATTtccaaaaaggagaaaaaaaaataagtagCCAAAGGACAATTATAACCAGATAACCAACCTCATCAGAAAGCACATCATTGTTTTTCATGGCAGTAAGCCAAAAATCAGGTACTCCTTTCTCTGCATATAAAGTATAATTGCATGAATACCGGTCCATTTCTATATAGAAGAGGGAGGAGGGTGAGGGAACCAAACTAATAAGATCATACCTTCAGCAGCGTTATCCTCTTTCTGGTCCATGGCTGCATCATTTGTAGTTCCTTCAGCTTCAGCAACACCATTCACAATATCGTATCGCTACAGATATGATAATTAATCAGATAAATACCACAGTGACCAATTAAAGAAAACCATAAACAGAATTAAAATCACAAACCTTGGCATACAAAGGTTGATATAATTTCTGATATTTAGCTTCGAGTGCTGCCCTCTCCTCAAAAAATTTAGCCTCTAACTCATCATGTTGACCCtgttgaagaaataaaaaagaacccCAATCAATAAAGGCTCTCTTTTTCAACCACATTGTAagcacaaaaaaaaactaaaattaaaatacaacaatCTTAACTGGCAAGATAAGAACAAGAGAGTCAATGTACAGCAAGAACATAGAACTTTGTACTCTATCAAAGTAACTTGAATCAATCAGTACagatattaacataattcaaCAAATTAAGTTCGACTTTCTCAACTATGAAAGTAAATCCCaccctaaattaaataaatatgacaaaaaaacaaaacaaacaacaAGCAAATATAGTAATGAACATCACACAGCAAAAGCAACAACAAGAAGCATAAAAAGAAAGAACATGCCTGGATCTCTCTGAGAACCTCAACACGCTTTCTAACATTTGGTGAAAGGCTCTCCAACATATCAGTGTGCTCCCTAGCAAGATTCTGAAGTTTATTCTgccaaaacaaattaaaaaatttttaaaaaaaaactaaaatattgaaaaatcaaataaaccAAAAACGAAATAATTCGAGTAGTCACCGACCTTTAGAGCGTTAACGAGACCAGCTCGAGCTTCCTCGTTAAGAGCTGaaactcaaaaaatatatatttatgagaAGCGAAAAAAAAACAACTAAGGGTAGGATTTTAGAGGAGAAAATTGAGTTACCGTCGCCGAGATCGGACATGTTGAAATTAACTGCTTCTTTGCTCATTtggggatttttttaaaaaaatttaattcggaGAAATGAGGGCGGGCACTAAAACCCTAGATGAGAGAAATTGGAGCGAAAAGGGGATATTGGAGTTTCTAAGATTTTAAGTGAGCAGCGTTTAtaggttaaaattaaaatttaaaaatattgccCTCTTTTCAAACAAAAATACAAAATCCTTTAGCTTTAAAAAAACCTAACTCCATTAATGGAGGGTATTGTTTGAATTAAATCGGATTGTATCGACTAATCAGATCGGTTAAATTGAGAATCAATTGAGATATTAGTTCAGAGAAAGTTAATAAATTGGTTAACATGTGAATCAATTTTTTGGGAGTAATATGTAAAGATGATAAGTTGATATTACACATCCGATAATACTTATGATatctcaatttttgaaaaaaaataaaacttaatgaatttaatgaatttttaaaactctAAATGTACGAGgactaaaaatgattaaattaaaggtACTAAATCTATAACTTACTCAAAGTACAAGGTCTAATAGCATAATTTGACCTTTTCTTATGGAGCAATATATTTTATGTTCGAGGTATGATTTCTCTTATATTCTGCTAATCATAGTTGTGCATACACTTTGCCGTTTTTTCTTCCATTGTGTCTTTTAGCATAATTTTCGATAaatatttttggatttaaaaaatatatttttctattgaTATGATCTTGTTTTGTAAAAGTTTTgcatttgtataaaaatatttattcatacaattgtttttttttgtccttttcaaGGTGATTTAttgtcatatatataatatatataaagtacaATTCACTAATGTGACGTACTTAAAGTAACTAGATTACATACGAGATGACACGTTATCTCCTAAAAATTGCATGTGTCCTAATAAAGGACTCACCAGATCATGGGCGAGCTGTTGGGAACTAGCCAAATTGATAGCGAGCAAGACCCCGGCTAGCGGAGCCATACCTTACCAACTAGGATGATTGACGAGCGCACGGGTGAGCAGATTTTCCGTGGCACgttttatattatttgtataaCAAATACGATAGTCAAAAGTGTTACAGAGTTGAGAAATGAAATACATAATGAGTTGTGATTTTTAATACAACAAAATATGTTTACTTGTTCCCAATAAAGCGGCATATAGATAGAGCTATGGTGATTGTCTCCTGGGTTGAATCTTTAGAGAGGAATATCAAGACCTTTGCCAACATCTACCCCGATCGTCTGAAGTATTCCTTTGTTTATAATCTGCAAAACGCAACACCGTAAATTCGAAAATCTATTGCCAATGGACGATGCAGAAAAGGTGGAGACACACCTTACCAGCTCTACAATGAAAACACCAATTATGCCAATCATACAGGCCCTAGAATTCCATATCTCAGCTGTCCTCGTAAATCCAAGAAATGGTGCTTTGAATTTTGGCTCTACTT containing:
- the LOC107932244 gene encoding light-harvesting complex-like protein OHP1, chloroplastic; the encoded protein is MATASLISSPSLLPTKPLTIHRQNQNHYTTTFRNRASFKLLAAKLPAGVEVPKVEPKFKAPFLGFTRTAEIWNSRACMIGIIGVFIVELIINKGILQTIGVDVGKGLDIPL